The genomic region atatccgatgAGGGGTGAAGGCAATTCACTTTTTCCTCTTCTGCTGCCATATTTTCCTTCTCTCTTTTCGGATATTCTTTGAATCTTTCAAGAACACTAGCAGATTTTCAAGTATCTTGAGAAGGTATTCAAACTTTCTGCTGTATCATTCATGGCTGAAGAACATCAAGAAGAACATCCTGGTGAAGAAGGTCCGGTTCCCATCCTTAGGTGGGACTTAGCGTTATTTGAGCAGATTACACGAAGTTTTCGATTTCCACCGGAATGGGATGCTCGGTACCCTGGCCAGAATCAGACAGCCGCCGATGCACCGCCGGGTTACATCACCCTTTTTGAAGATTTCTTCCTTCAGGTCAATTTCCGGTTGCCGGCGACGAACTTCATGGCCCACATTCTACAGTTCTATGGGTTCCATATTTCGCAAATGAGTCCACCTGGAATGGTGCGCATATACCTAACCCTCGACCTTTGCGCACtttgacttctgctgggaaagagattgtctatctttccagcgaggagtctgtgGGATCTTCCAATGGAGAGTTAAGTTCCTGGTCTaccatctttgcaggtgtgttgcgcgacctgggtATTGACCCCGAAgagtagaagaagaagaagaagaagacgaaaAAGAAGAAGGTTATCACCATAGATGCTGATGTGACCAGCAAGAAGGGTGGAAGTAGCCGTACAGCGCCTGGTGCTGCTGAAAAAGGTACTCTACGCTTTCGCCAGAGTAACTTGGAAGATTATGTGATTATCAGTGACTCACTTGAAGGTTTGTCACGTGTAGGCGAGAAGAAGACAGGAGCTGCTGGTTCAAGGAGttctgggagcgcgggttctcgtaacccaGATGCTGGAGCCACTCCGTCTTCTCTCGCGCATGATGAAgaggaggaggaagaagaagCGGAGGAGCCTGCTGTAAATTTGGTTAGAAAAAGGAGCAGGGAAACTACGGCTGGAGCTTCAGTAGTGCCAAAGCCTGGTGGAGTTCCCCTTATCAGAAAACAGAGCAATCTGCGCTCTCTTTATAGATTTTCTCCTGGTTAGTTTCTTGCTTTCACCTTGCGTTCTTTTGTTATCTCTTTTTAACATTCTGTTTCTGCAGAGGCCAAAAAGAAGACCCCTGAAAAGAAGGGTGTCGTCATCACAGAACCCTCGGAGCTGGCGCAAAAAAGGCCTAGGGTTACCATCAAACCCCTCAAAGCTGCTGGGGTAGAGGCCGAGAAGGAGAAGAAAACTGCTGAGGAGAAAGCTCCTGAGGAGAAAGAGAGGGCTGCTACGAAGCCTGTTGGCAAAGCTGTTGAAAGGGAGAAAACTTCTGAGAAGCCTATTGGTGATGCTCCGAAGGAGGTCGGGACAAACTGTTGACATTGCTCCTGATAAGGCGCAGGGTCCGGAGGTTGTTCACATTACGGGGCTTGACCAGCTCCATCATGAGAAGAGGAAGGAACCTGAGATTGAGAAAATTACCCCACCCGCGCAACCTGATGCCCCCCCAACATTCCGTTAGAGTCACTTCTAGTAGTGGAGGATCGGGTCCGCATGCTACAGGTGGTGCGAGCTCGGGTGGCGCTGCAGGGTTTATGCCACAAAACATCGGCCTAAAGGATACTCTTGGTGATATTTATTACAAGACTTACACCGAGGAAGCGCGCGGCAACGCTCCACACCAAGCTCCTTGGGGTCTGAAGCAGAAAGATACGTTTAATGAGTTTGGCCCTTGCAGAGATTGGTTTTTGAACTCTTTCCCTCCTGGTGAGGTTAATCGGCAAAGAGCACGGACTCACAATGGGCTGTATCAAGCCTATGTGGTCGGAGAAGCCAATACTCGCGCTGCCAACCACCAGGTTGTGCGTGAGTGGCGCACAATGGTTAAGGAGCGAGCTGATTGGTAGAAGTACCGTGAGCGACTTGTGAGCAGGCGAGGGAGTTTGAGAAGGCTAATGCTAAATTTGATGAGGAGAAAGCCAAGTTCAAAGCTGATAGGAAATCAGACGAATGGGGCCGCAAGGGCCTTAGGGGCAAGCTTCGAGCTGCTGAAGACCTTCTGGCTAAAGAGAAGGCTGAATGGAAGAAGATATGTGAGAAAGATAACTAGCTCGCATGTATGCGGCGCGGTCGAAGATTACTGAGCTTGAAGGCAAGGTTGCTGAGCTGACCGGGAAGGTCGAAGATGCGCAGGCTGCTAAGGAGCATGCTGAGGTTCGGAAAGCATTCCCTTTTTCTCCCTGTGCCTTTTTTTGTTTACAGAATTATCTAAATCCTTTATCTTTTGCAGGTTGAGCTGGCTGAGGTGAAGGCTCAGGTATCTAGCAAGAATAAGGACCTAGCGGCCAAGGATGTTGAGATAGCCGAGTTAAAACGTCGCCTGCGAGAGCAGGTTGACAAAAGTGAATCCTTGGAGATCGACCTCGAAGCTGAGAAAGGCAAAGTTACTTCTGCTGAGGAGGCCAGGCAGAAGGCCGAGGAGGCACGCGCCATAAGTTCATCTGCTCTTAATGTGGCGCAAAAACTATGTTGAGGCTCAGGGTATTGTTGACACGCTTGTCTCCGAAGCTGAATGGATGCGTGGCAGAGGAGTAGTCCTGGTATTGTTCTCTTCCTTAACTTAGGCTTTATTTGTTAGAACCAATTACTCATTTGTTTCTTTTACTTTAGATGGCCAACTCCATCCTAAATGCTGGCGAACTGGACGGAGTTGTTACTGCTCTAATAGATGCTTCTCACGCGGTTGATCACCGTGGAGGTTATATGGAATTTGCGCAACATGTCGAAGAGGTGTTTGGGCAGGAGTTTGACACTAGTCACTGTTCAGTGACTAATGAAGCTGATGCCGAGTTAGCTCGCGCTGAAAATGCTTACAATCATCTATCACTGCCTGTGATGGACCTGGTCGCAAAGGCTCTAGAGCATGACGACTGGTGCCAGCGTCTAAAGGCCATTCTCGACCCACCAGAAACTGTTGAATTATCTGATGAGGAGGAACCGGCTGGCGAtaatggtgatggtggtggttgacCAACCTGATGATGACAAACATGACAATGAAGGTGATGGTCATGAATGAATAGATTTGACAGGCTTTGTGCCTTAGTTTGTTTTTAGATGTTTAAGATGTAACTTGTCGCGCGATCGTGCTTATTTTGGATTGAATCGATGATGGTTTTCTGTTATGTAATCATTGCGCGGTTGCGCTTGTTTAATATAATCTTTTGCTTTGTCCCGTTACAATTATTGCATTGTTAttagaaactttggttaagttagcgcgaataaatgtaagtgtggctcttgtgtgtgtgtgtgtgtgtaactgcccggtctcgcgctgtgttcgcggaggaccttggaggcgtaactcaagagctcgtaatttactaaagtgttttcgtgctaatcaaaagtttaacatgcatttgtaacgtagAAGTCATCATGATAAAAACATAAGGCATATGCTTTCATTCATTAAGAAACAGGCGCTTAGGCCAACATACATCGCAAACAAGTAGGGCGCTTAGCCAACATAGGAAATTACAAAGGCGCGTGGCCAATATGATAGAGTTAGCGCAAGGCCGAGAGTAGTTAAATATAACACCtgcgcagttgttgcgcgttCCACGTGCGTGGGATGATGTATCCATCCAGAGTGCGCAACTTGTAAGCCCCTTTCCCTAGCACCTCGTGTAttaagtatgggccttcccatttaggtgctAGCTTTCCTAGGCGTTCAGCGTTTGAGGCTTCGTTGTCTCTGAAGACATATTCTCCTggagtgaaggtacaaatgcgcacTCTCTcattgtagtacctttccagttgTGTCTTATACTTGGCTTCTTTAATTCGCGCaatttcgcgcctttcttctatcAAGTCCAAGTCGAGGCGGCGCTCTGCCTCGTTATCAACCGTGTTGACTGCTGTCAAACGCGGTGAGGGGAGTCCAACTTCAGCTGGGATAACTACCTCCGagccatagactaggctaaaggGAGTTTCGCCAGTACTTGTTTTTGGCATGGTTCAATGAGCCCAtaggatgcttgggagctcatctacccagcctCTTCTCTTTGTGCCCAGCCGGGCCTTTATCCCCTCGACGATACTCTTGTTTACACTTTTGACTTGTCCGTTGCCCTGAGGGTGCGCAACAGATGAGAAAGTGTGTTCGATATTCATCTCTTTCATCCATTTTTGGAGGTCTTCGGATGCAAAGTTGGTTCCGTTGTCTGTTACAATTTTGAGTGGGAGGCCAAACCTGCAAATGACGTGTTCCCAGAtgaacttgcgcaccatcattGCAGTTGTTGATGTGAGTGCTTTGGCCTCCAtccacttggtgaaataatccaCGGCAACGATTATGAACTTCACAGCTCCCGGAGCATcagggaagggtcccaccatatCAATTCCCCACTGCTGAAAAGGCCAGGCAGTGGATACCGGGATAAGATCATCTTTCAGGCGCAGGGTTTTTGGAGAATGTCGCTGACAAGAGTCGCATTTGCGCAGCTCCTTCAGGGCGTCGACGTGCATCCCTGGCCAGTAATATCCAGCGTTCATaatcttcgcgacaaccatgcGTGGGCCTGCATGGATGCCACAGATCCCTTCGTGAATCTCCCTAATCAAGTAATTCGCATcttgggggtccacacagcgcaaTAAGGGCCCCAAGAAGGACTTTTGGTATAAGATACCACCATTCATCTCATAATGCAGGGCCTTGTTTTGAATCTTTCTTGCCTCTGCTTTGCTCTCCGGGAGTATTCCTTCTTGCAGATATTGAATTATAGGGGTCATCCAAGATGGCTGCCCTACTTCGATCACATTTACCTGGCGCAGCAGAACTGATGGATTTTTTAGTACTTCAATCCTTACATCTTTGGCGAGATGTTGAAAGGAAGTTGAAGCGAGCTTGCTTAAGGCGTCTGCTGGTTTGTTCTCGGAGCGGTTGATGTGAACTACCTTGTAATATTTAAACTGTTGAATTTTGCTTGATCTAAATACAGGGCCATAACTTCACCCTTTGCATCGTATAGACCGTTAATTTGGCTGGCGATCAAGAGTTAATCAACGTGCGCTTGCAGATTTTGAGCTCCCATTTTTATGGCGAGGCGCAAGCCTGCCAAGAATGCCTCGTATTCCGCCTCATTGTTAGTATTCTTGAAATCCAACTTGATGGCGTATGTAAATTCATGCTTCTCGGGGCTCACAAGGCGCAACCCAGCTCCTGCGCCATCCTCGTTTGAGGCCCCATCAGTGTACAACAACCATAACTCATTAGACGTGTCTTTCACGGGAGTCTCAACAATCTTGCAATCCTTGATTTTTTCCACTGGGACTTCCATGACAAAGTCCGCAAGGACTTGACCCTTGATGGCTGGGCGCGACCTGTACAAGATGTTGTGGCCCCCCAGCTCGATCGCGCACTTCGCTAACCGCCCTGATGTTTCTGGCTTTTGTAAAATAGTGCCGATGTGAAAGTTGGTGAGTACTGTTATCACATGCCTTGTAAAGTATCTGCGCAGCCTCCTGGAGGCGTGTAGAAGTGCCAGTACCAACTTCTCCATTgttgaatatcttgtttctgggtcagtGAGCACCCTACTGACGTAATAAATTGGAGTCTGGACTCCATCTCTTTCCACCAGTAGTACCGACCCGACTGCCTTGTCCGAGGAAGACAAGTACAGGATGAGCGGTTCCTTTTCGAACGGCGCGGTCAGTGTAGGGAGTTTTATCAGGCACTTTTTCATTTGTTACTTTGTTAGAACGCGGCTTCTGCTTACGGTGTCCACTTAAATTCTTGCTTCTTTACGCAGTTGCGCAAAGTGCTGATAAAAGGATACGATTTTGCGGCGTGGTTTGACAGAAATCGATTGAGCTTGGCCAGgcggccggctagtcgttgcatttctttgATTGTTCGTGGTGACGGCATGCGCTCTATGGCTTGGGCTTTCTCTGGATTTAATTTAAATCCGCCATTTATAACTACGAAACCCAAGAATTTCCCTTCTTCCATACCAAACGAACATTTGGCTGGATTCAATTTCATATTCACACTTCTCAAGGAATTGAACGTTTTCTCAATGTCTTTtaacatttggtcctcctcggGACTCTTGATTACCAGATCATCGATGTAAACCTCGATGTGTTTTCTGATATCGTCAGGAAAGATTTTATCCATTAAGCGTTGTTATGTTGCGCCAGCGTTCTAAAGGCCGAACGACATCTTTGTGTAGCAGAAAATTCCAAGATCGGTTCTGAAAGTTGTCTTGTCCTCATCTTCCGCTTCATCTGGACTTGGTGGTAACCTTTATAACAATCCAAAAAGCATTTCCACCTGTATGGTGCGAGAGAGTCTATCTTTTTGTCGATCTCGGGCAACGAGTAGCAATCTTTAGGGCATGCTTTGTTGAGATCggtgtaatcgatgcacattctccaTCCTCCATTCGACTTCTCGACCATGACAGGGTTCGCGACCCAACTCTGATAGCGCACCTCTCTCAAGATTCCTGCTTTTAACAGCTCACACACTTGCTCATTCATTGCTTTAGTTTTATTCGCCCCTAAGCTGCGCCTTCTTTGCACTTTTGGTTCGACGGAAAGATACGTGTTTAGACAGTGTTCAGTGACATCGCGCGGGACACCGATCATGTCTGCCGAAGTCCAGGCGAAAATGTCCATATTCCTGAATAGGAGTTGTTTGAGGTGCGTTCTGATGTCTGGTGAGATTGCGTGGCCAATCGTCACCGTTTGCTCCGGATACTTTCGGTTTAAAACCCACTTTTCTGGTTCAGTTGTTGAAACCTTCGCGGCTTTGGTTGGGCGCATCTCTTCTGCCGACATTACTTCCTTTTTTGCATAGATAATTGCCACCCCCGTCTCAGTTGGAAACCCGATGGCTGAGTGGGGTGTGGAAGTTACCATGTTTAATTCACCTTGGGTTTCTCTCCCAATCAACACATCATGCCTTGATTTGACAGGCATTACCATGAaattcacatttgttgttcttgaatgcttTCCGTCAGAGAACGTGACGGGAAAGATGATTTGGCCTAACGGGAAGaccatctcgttgcaaaatccTGACAAAGGGTAATCAACTGGCTCGAGTCTCGCCTTATCTTCATCGTCAAACTGATTGAAGCATTGCTCGTAGATGATGTCTGCTGTACCTCCTGGTTCAATAAAGATGTACTCTGTTTCATAATGACCAACAATATCGGTAATAACAACAGGGCGTGTTGCGCGAGGGCCCCCGCGTACTACCGGGAAAATGACCTGCTATTCTTGCCAAGATGGCTCATACGGGCGCTTGCCTTTTTCTCTTGCGATGTATCTTGGTCCATTGACCATATGAGTTTCCAGGCGCCGGACTTTCTTGTGATTCCCATCGTCATGGCGCTGGATCTGGTGCGTTTCTTTGCGCACGTTTTTCACCAGGTGGCTTAACTTTCCGCTTTTTAGTGCTTTCTCAATCTCTTGACGTAAGCTGATGCAGTCATCAGTAAGATGGCCTGTATCCTTGTGGAAATCGCAGTACAAATTCGGGTCTTGACCCTTCTTGTTTGTCATAGGGCTTGGAGCCTTGAAGTCATGTTTCTCCGTCATTAGCACCTCTTTTGGTGTTTttatgagcggagtccagtgttttTCTCGATTATCATCCCTGACTGCTATTCGATACCCTATTCTGTCAATTGTCTCTCGCGCATCTTCTCTATAGCGCGGTCTATCGTTGTAACCACTTGCTTTTTTGTGCGCTTGTTGTTGTCTTGCGAGTTTCCTTTGGAGAAGCGATACTCAGTATAAGAGTTCTTATTACCGGCCAACGACTCTTCAATTTGTGCAACTATTTTCGCAGCCTCCATTAGCTTATCCCATTCTTTTGGCATTCCATCTTTTCCGGTGATAGTTCTGATGAGACTATCGCATCGAATGGCCTTCTTGAAGTGAGCGCGCATGAGTTGCTCGCTTACATCGCCAATTTCCAAACATTCTTTGTTAAAGCGAGTGATGAAGTCTTCCAATCCTTCGTTCTCTCTTCGCCAGATGTCCGTTACCTCGGCTGTGTCGCGCTGGTAACGTCTTTGTTGGCTGAAATGGTTTACAAACTGTGTTCTGAAATCAACCCATGAGCTGATTTTTCTAGGCGgaaggctgtcgaaccaggcgcgagcagcCCCCGTAAATGTCTGGATAAACTAGTGACACCACATTGGCATATTCCAACCTCCCATAACGCCAAAACTTGTGAATACTCTAACGTGATCGTCTGGATAAGTTAGGCCGTTGAATTTCCCGACTGTTGGAGGCAACTTTTCTTTTGTCAATGGTGCTAGAGCAATCTTCGGGATGAACTTTGAGTGCTCTGCAGCTTCAGCCGGCCTGTAGGCGAGGCTGAAGTCTCGTTCTGCTTCTTCGTTGTATGCAATGCATTGTCTTGGTTTGTAATACTCATGATTCCTCTGCAAGCGATTGAAGACTGAGGAACTTTCGTTGTCTTACCATGTTGGGTCGTTTGGGTCTGTGTCATCCCATTCATTGTTCAGGTTGCGCGCTCCAAGTCTGGTGTGAACTGGTCCTCTTTGGACGTTTGACGGGTAGTCATAATAGCTTTCTGTCTCTCCCTGTATACCGCGTGTGTCGTGCACGCCTGGTCTTTGTAGGGGAGGAGGCCTGGTCATTCTTCCCTGAAGGATTTGTTGCGGGGGTATCTTGCGCGCCCCCTGACTCAGACCTGTGAGTATGACCAAAGATGGCTCTGCTTGTAAGACTGCTTGTTGTGCGCTCAAAGATTGATACGTAGCATTGATGGTAGCAATTTGCTTGGCGTACCAGGAGGCTGGAGTTTCGCCTTCGGTAGCCCTAATAGCGCTGAAATGTTCTGAGGTGGAGCTGGATTTGAAGATCAAGCACCATTGTTTCCCGGGGTTACCGTCTGGGTGATGCGAGTGATGCTCGCGCGGGGTCCCCCGGTGTTGGTTACTTCGATTTCACCGATTTCTTCTACATGTTGGACTTGGACGTTTTGATTGTCCTCCCCCAACACTGCATTAGAGTTTGTTCCAAAGCCAAAATTAGGAACGATTCCTTGACCAACCATGATCGAAGGAAAAACAAGTTAAGACAACTCAGAAAAAGAAGATGAGAGTGACTTGCAaaaaaccggtgggcgccaatgaagaaacacggaactaattttaGTGTGGATTAGttgggtttatgtttctaccataagggttaatcttcttatcaCTTTCTGAGCTCTCTAATGATCtgctaatcctgcaaaacagaacaccgttagctcgttaagaggggaatatgggggtttacCTCTTAACctgactccggcgtgagaataagtgaCTGCTTTGAGGAGATAATCAAGTATTGAGAGTGAGAGTAAAGGGAATAGAATGAATTAACCTGTGAAccaaggtctctatttatagccggagaggtgtagagGATGcaggctgatgggccttgggccggaaggcgacaacgtagcggatatgctccttgtcacactggtgtcgaccgttagtggctttTAGAAGTTTTCCGATGCTGGCGCACCGTGAATGGAGCCACGTGTCGcggttgtcggccttgttgtccctgtgccatcagcaggtaagtggagatcgtggggcaggtgtctctgccctgtgattggtgccacgtaggcgtccttgagTACTTTTTGTCTgctgcacgtcagacgatcgtggagcacgattgagcagagcctggaggatgcggattggctctttatatctgccacttgtaccttttgtaccttctGAAGTGGTCATGCGCTACAGGTCCTGCGCGACCAttactgagcacgtaactagcCCGCGCAGGATTGTAGGTGATGAAGACTCTTATCCAGAAAGCTAAGTGTTGAGATTAATGCCCTTTCTTGTTTAGACCTCGCGCGAGGTCAATCAAAGCTGGAGTAACTCGCGCGAGATTGAGATTGAACATTTTGCtgattaagg from Helianthus annuus cultivar XRQ/B chromosome 10, HanXRQr2.0-SUNRISE, whole genome shotgun sequence harbors:
- the LOC110882608 gene encoding uncharacterized protein LOC110882608, coding for MEKLVLALLHASRRLRRYFTRHVITVLTNFHIGTILQKPETSGRLAKCAIELGGHNILYRSRPAIKGQVLADFVMEVPVEKIKDCKIVETPVKDTSNELWLLYTDGASNEDGAGAGLRLVSPEKHEFTYAIKLDFKNTNNEAEYEAFLAGLRLAIKMGAQNLQAHVVHINRSENKPADALSKLASTSFQHLAKDVRIEVLKNPSVLLRQVNVIEVGQPSWMTPIIQYLQEGILPESKAEARKIQNKALHYEMNGGILYQKSFLGPLLRCVDPQDANYLIREIHEGICGIHAGPRMVVAKIMNAGYYWPGMHVDALKELRKCDSCQRHSPKTLRLKDDLIPVSTAWPFQQWGIDMVGPFPDAPGAVKFIIVAVDYFTKWMEAKALTSTTAMMVRKFIWEHVICRFGLPLKIVTDNGTNFASEDLQKWMKEMNIEHTFSSVAHPQGNGQVKSVNKSIVEGIKARLGTKRRGWVDELPSILWAH